The following coding sequences lie in one Quadrisphaera setariae genomic window:
- a CDS encoding DUF1490 family protein: MVAVVAPLGRFLLTAAASAGLVKALSDGRGGAALRRTAVSTAKVGIRASRAAEVGVEKLRLSTGDVVAQAHAELGEPAPVPRTPSAEHSHDHDH; this comes from the coding sequence GTGGTCGCTGTCGTCGCCCCCCTCGGCCGGTTCCTGCTCACGGCGGCCGCGTCCGCCGGGCTCGTCAAGGCCCTCTCCGACGGCCGCGGCGGCGCGGCCCTGCGCCGCACCGCGGTCTCCACGGCCAAGGTCGGGATCCGCGCCTCGCGCGCCGCCGAGGTGGGCGTGGAGAAGCTGCGCCTGAGCACCGGCGACGTCGTCGCCCAGGCCCACGCCGAGCTCGGCGAGCCCGCGCCCGTCCCGCGCACCCCGTCGGCCGAGCACAGCCACGACCACGACCACTGA
- a CDS encoding glycosyltransferase family 4 protein, with translation MRVAIVTDSFLPAMNGVVRSVLRVLEHLEREGHSALVVCASPGAPRSVHGAMVVDVPSLGLPGYAEVRLPLPSATRLRAVLAAFAPDVVHLASPFGLGGTAARAANGLGLPVVAVFQTDVAGFASRYPLTARIGTAQEAAWWRVEAIHRRAELTLAPTASVAEQLRSRGIPRTRVWARGVDDLFDPARRDPELRGRLAPHGEVLVGYVGRLAPEKRLEDLAVLTGVPGTRLVVVGDGPSRARLQTLLPDAAFLGQLSGERLASAVASLDVFVHTGEHETFCQAAQEALASGVPVVAPAAGGLRDLVDPSRTGWLYAPGDLAGLRAHVADLAGDAAKRRALGQAARERTRGRTWGALCAQLLDHYRDALSVTV, from the coding sequence GTGAGGGTCGCGATCGTCACCGACTCGTTCCTGCCCGCGATGAACGGCGTGGTCCGCTCCGTGCTGCGGGTGCTCGAGCACCTGGAGCGCGAGGGCCACTCCGCCCTCGTCGTGTGCGCCAGCCCGGGCGCCCCGCGCAGCGTGCACGGCGCGATGGTGGTGGACGTCCCCTCGCTGGGGCTGCCCGGCTACGCGGAGGTGCGCCTGCCGCTGCCGTCCGCCACGCGCCTGCGCGCCGTGCTGGCCGCCTTCGCCCCCGACGTCGTCCACCTCGCCTCGCCGTTCGGCCTGGGCGGCACCGCGGCGCGCGCCGCGAACGGCCTGGGCCTGCCCGTGGTGGCGGTGTTCCAGACCGACGTCGCGGGCTTCGCCAGCCGCTACCCCCTCACCGCCAGGATCGGCACCGCCCAGGAGGCGGCGTGGTGGCGCGTGGAGGCCATCCACCGCCGCGCCGAGCTGACGCTGGCCCCCACGGCCTCCGTGGCCGAGCAGCTGCGCTCGCGCGGGATCCCCCGCACCCGCGTGTGGGCGAGGGGGGTGGACGACCTCTTCGACCCCGCCCGCCGCGACCCCGAGCTGCGCGGCCGGCTCGCCCCGCACGGCGAGGTGCTGGTCGGCTACGTGGGGCGGCTCGCGCCGGAGAAGCGCCTGGAGGACCTCGCCGTCCTGACCGGGGTACCCGGCACGCGGCTCGTGGTGGTGGGGGACGGGCCCTCGCGGGCGCGCCTGCAGACCCTGCTGCCCGACGCCGCCTTCCTCGGCCAGCTCTCCGGGGAGCGGCTCGCGTCCGCGGTCGCGAGCCTGGACGTCTTCGTGCACACCGGTGAGCACGAGACCTTCTGCCAGGCCGCCCAGGAGGCGCTCGCCAGCGGCGTGCCCGTGGTGGCCCCCGCCGCGGGAGGCCTGCGCGACCTCGTGGACCCCAGCCGCACGGGCTGGCTGTACGCCCCCGGTGACCTCGCGGGTCTGCGCGCCCACGTGGCCGACCTCGCCGGCGACGCCGCCAAGCGCCGCGCCCTCGGCCAGGCGGCCCGCGAGCGCACCCGCGGGCGCACGTGGGGCGCGCTGTGCGCGCAGCTGCTCGACCACTACCGCGACGCGCTGTCCGTCACGGTCTGA
- a CDS encoding STAS domain-containing protein has translation MPADETPRPAGMALDPDDAGRLVLSGDIDVYAVAGHRLAPEQLAGVRVVDLHAVDFVDSAGLGFLIGLSRQVRPHRLRLEGLHGTARQMLVVMGAHHVLDL, from the coding sequence GTGCCCGCTGACGAGACGCCCCGGCCAGCGGGCATGGCGCTCGACCCCGACGACGCCGGCCGCCTGGTGCTCAGCGGAGACATCGACGTCTACGCCGTGGCCGGCCACCGGCTGGCGCCCGAGCAGCTCGCCGGGGTGCGGGTGGTGGACCTGCACGCCGTCGACTTCGTCGACTCGGCGGGCCTGGGCTTCCTCATCGGCCTGTCGCGGCAGGTGCGCCCGCACCGCCTGAGGCTGGAGGGCCTGCACGGCACGGCCCGCCAGATGCTCGTGGTGATGGGCGCCCACCACGTGCTCGACCTCTGA
- a CDS encoding cell wall-binding repeat-containing protein yields MGAALVRRAAASAVACTLTLGALAATAVCAPPAHAVQTVTPSVRWWGADRYATATAVSREAFPQGARDVVVVSGARFPDALAAAPLAAQLGGPVITVPAGPLPAVVRTELERLSPAVVHVVGGSSVVGDDVVAQLAPLASDRVVRLQGADRYETAASVATTAFSSASEVVLASGQDFPDALAAGSAGAALGSPLLLTERGALPGPTRAALAALAPSRVTLVGGPAVVTPAVQQQVRALLPGAAVVRLSGDDRYGTAAAVARDTWESVPSPLLASGEGFPDALAGAALGAPLLLTRRDCLPAATAKAYADLGVQDVTGLGGAAVLSDAALAGTPCR; encoded by the coding sequence GTGGGCGCGGCTCTGGTGCGGCGGGCCGCCGCCTCCGCGGTGGCCTGCACGCTGACCCTGGGCGCGCTCGCCGCCACCGCGGTGTGCGCGCCCCCCGCGCACGCTGTGCAGACGGTGACACCCTCGGTCCGCTGGTGGGGCGCCGACCGCTACGCCACGGCGACCGCCGTCTCCCGGGAGGCCTTCCCGCAGGGCGCCCGCGACGTGGTGGTGGTCAGCGGCGCCCGCTTCCCCGACGCGCTCGCCGCCGCCCCGCTGGCCGCGCAGCTGGGCGGTCCGGTGATCACCGTGCCGGCCGGTCCGCTGCCCGCCGTGGTGCGCACCGAGCTGGAGCGGCTGTCACCGGCGGTGGTGCACGTGGTGGGCGGGTCCTCCGTGGTCGGCGACGACGTGGTGGCCCAGCTGGCACCGCTGGCCTCCGACCGCGTGGTGCGCCTGCAGGGGGCAGACAGGTACGAGACCGCGGCGTCGGTGGCGACCACCGCCTTCTCGAGCGCCTCCGAGGTCGTGCTCGCCTCCGGGCAGGACTTCCCCGACGCCCTCGCCGCGGGGTCGGCCGGGGCGGCGCTCGGCTCCCCGCTGCTGCTCACCGAGCGCGGTGCGCTGCCGGGTCCCACGAGGGCGGCGCTGGCGGCGCTCGCGCCCAGCCGCGTCACGCTGGTGGGCGGGCCGGCGGTGGTCACGCCGGCCGTGCAGCAGCAGGTGCGCGCGCTGCTGCCGGGTGCCGCGGTGGTCAGGCTCTCCGGAGACGACCGGTACGGCACCGCCGCGGCCGTGGCCCGCGACACCTGGGAGTCGGTGCCCTCACCGCTGCTGGCCAGCGGAGAGGGCTTCCCCGACGCGCTCGCCGGCGCCGCCCTGGGCGCCCCGCTGCTGCTGACCCGGCGCGACTGCCTGCCGGCAGCCACCGCGAAGGCCTACGCCGACCTCGGCGTGCAGGACGTCACCGGACTGGGCGGCGCCGCGGTGCTGTCCGACGCTGCGCTGGCGGGCACCCCCTGCCGGTGA
- a CDS encoding aminotransferase class I/II-fold pyridoxal phosphate-dependent enzyme yields MAFAARAAQLRAQGHHVVALSLGEPDEGAPPAVLAALREVTDGRPLPYTPALGLPELREAVARRYRERHGVDLDPRRVAITSGASAALLLVTALVVDPGDDVLMADPSYPCNRQIVRALGGRAVEVPTSPATRYQLSTAAAAAAWTPATRAVLVATPSNPTGTTVRREELEGICRLTRERGAWCVVDEIYLDLADPVDGAPPSSALALDDDAVVIGSFSKHTGMTGWRLGWCVVPDRAVDAVERMAANFFICASAPAQHAALAAFTPESLALVEQRRLDLLGRRHLVLEGLARAGLEVPVVPDGAFYTYVDVSGTGLGAWELCERLLAEEHVALTPGRDFGATTADTHVRLSYAASRSELSEGLARLQRFTGRLRSSSS; encoded by the coding sequence ATGGCCTTCGCCGCCCGGGCGGCCCAGCTGCGCGCCCAGGGCCACCACGTGGTCGCCCTGAGCCTGGGCGAGCCCGACGAGGGCGCGCCACCCGCCGTCCTCGCGGCCCTGCGCGAGGTGACCGACGGGCGACCGCTGCCGTACACGCCCGCACTGGGGCTGCCGGAGCTGCGCGAGGCCGTGGCCCGCCGCTACCGCGAGCGCCACGGCGTCGACCTCGACCCGCGCCGGGTGGCCATCACCTCGGGGGCCTCCGCCGCCCTGCTGCTGGTGACGGCCCTCGTGGTCGACCCCGGCGACGACGTCCTCATGGCCGACCCGTCCTACCCGTGCAACCGGCAGATCGTCAGGGCGCTCGGCGGCCGCGCCGTGGAGGTCCCCACCTCCCCCGCCACCCGCTACCAGCTGTCCACCGCAGCGGCCGCGGCCGCGTGGACCCCGGCGACGCGCGCCGTGCTCGTGGCGACCCCCTCCAACCCGACCGGCACCACGGTGCGGCGGGAGGAGCTGGAGGGGATCTGCCGGCTGACGCGCGAGCGCGGCGCCTGGTGCGTGGTGGACGAGATCTACCTCGACCTCGCCGACCCCGTGGACGGCGCCCCACCGAGCAGCGCGCTGGCCCTGGACGACGACGCCGTGGTCATCGGCAGCTTCTCCAAGCACACCGGCATGACCGGGTGGCGGCTGGGCTGGTGCGTGGTCCCCGACCGCGCGGTGGACGCGGTGGAGCGGATGGCCGCCAACTTCTTCATCTGCGCCTCCGCCCCCGCGCAGCACGCCGCGCTGGCCGCCTTCACCCCCGAGTCGCTGGCGCTGGTGGAGCAGCGCCGCCTCGACCTGCTCGGGCGCCGGCACCTCGTGCTGGAGGGGCTGGCGCGCGCCGGCCTGGAGGTGCCGGTGGTCCCCGACGGGGCTTTCTACACCTACGTGGACGTCTCGGGCACCGGCCTGGGGGCCTGGGAGCTCTGCGAGCGGCTGCTGGCGGAGGAGCACGTGGCGCTCACCCCCGGTCGGGACTTCGGCGCCACCACCGCCGACACGCACGTGCGCCTGTCGTACGCGGCGTCGCGCTCCGAGCTGTCCGAGGGGCTCGCGCGGCTGCAGCGGTTCACCGGGCGGCTGCGCTCGTCGTCGTCCTGA